A single window of Malus sylvestris chromosome 5, drMalSylv7.2, whole genome shotgun sequence DNA harbors:
- the LOC126621648 gene encoding uncharacterized protein LOC126621648: MRISKPKRIKSQSQALVMPSPTPSNSHLIVQSVQVLWQIQTRISSLAGLLHNLQIGSSSFLVGEQMREQMKAQGEELKAYAGHVRDLVRAIQMSGLQISLPVPNLGTPSTSEPLHLEDYL, encoded by the exons ATGCGAATCTCGAAACCGAAGCGAATCAAGTCCCAAAGTCAAG CTCTCGTCATGCCGTCTCCAACTCCGTCTAACTCTCATCTGATTGTACAATCTGTGCAAGTTCTCTGGCAAATACAAACTCGCATCTCCAGTTTGGCAG GTTTGCTCCACAATCTCCAA ATAGGTAGTTCCTCTTTTTTGGTTGGTGAGCAGATGAGGGAGCAGATGAAGGCCCAAGGTGAGGAGCTGAAGGCCTATGCCGGGCACGTGAGAGACCTTGTACGAGCCATACAGATGTCTGGCCTCCAAATCTCGCTACCAGTACCTAATCTTGGTACACCTTCGACCTCCGAGCCACTTcacctagaagactacttgtag